From a region of the Pongo abelii isolate AG06213 chromosome 9, NHGRI_mPonAbe1-v2.0_pri, whole genome shotgun sequence genome:
- the LOC100443671 gene encoding interferon-induced transmembrane protein 3-like, with product MNHTVQTFSPVNSGQPPSYEMLKEEHEVAVPGAPHNPAPPTSTVIHIRSETSVPNHVVWSLFNTLFMNPCRLGFIAFAYSVKSRDRKMVGNLTEAQAYASTAKCLNIWALILGILMTILLIVIPVLIIQAHR from the coding sequence ATGAACCACACTGTCCAAACCTTCTCTCCTGTCAACAGTGGCCAGCCCCCCAGCTATGAGATGCTCAAGGAGGAGCACGAGGTGGCTGTGCCGGGGGCGCCCCACAACCCTGCTCCCCCGACGTCCACTGTGATCCATATCCGCAGTGAGACCTCCGTGCCCAACCATGTTGTCTGGTCCCTGTTCAACACCCTCTTCATGAACCCCTGCCGCCTAGGCTTCATAGCATTCGCCTACTCTGTGAAGTCTAGGGACAGGAAGATGGTTGGCAACCTGACCGAGGCCCAGGCCTATGCCTCCACCGCCAAGTGCCTGAACATCTGGGCCCTGATTTTGGGCATCCTCATGACCATTCTGCTCATCGTCATCCCAGTGTTGATCATCCAAGCCCATCGATAG
- the MYEOV gene encoding LOW QUALITY PROTEIN: myeloma-overexpressed gene protein (The sequence of the model RefSeq protein was modified relative to this genomic sequence to represent the inferred CDS: deleted 2 bases in 1 codon; substituted 1 base at 1 genomic stop codon) has protein sequence MFIRQAGCFVEGSKAGRPRGLLCLSQAPRVAVRGAFVSLWFAAGAGDWERNKGDKGVQTGAGLSQEAEDTDVSRARRVTDAPPGTLCGTGNRNSGSQSARAMGIAHLGEAFRVGVEQAISSCPEEVHGRHGLSTEITWVRMDVALCSPGXGFLAGARALCMTLAELSCPDCERGRRACLTPHRHPTPHCSTWGLPLGVAGSWLTVVTVEALGGWGMGVRRTGQVGPTMHPPPVSGASALLLHLLLLLLIIILTC, from the exons ATGTTCATCCGGCAGGCTGGATGCTTCGTGGAGGGCTCCAAAGCTGGCAGACCCCGGGGCCTCCTCTGTCTCTCCCAGGCCCCGCGTGTTGCGGTGAGAGGAGCATTTGTGTCTCTGTGGTTTGCTGCCGGAGCTGGTGACTGGGAGAGAAACAAGGGA GACAAGGGTGTCCAGACAGGTGCGGGGCTCAGCCAGGAGGCAGAAGACACGGACGTGTCCCGGGCCAGGAGGGTCACAGATGCACCACCAGGTACTCTGTGTGGCACTGGGAACAGGAATTCTGGGAGTCAGTCTGCAAGGGCGATGGGCATTGCTCACCTGGGAGAAGCCTTTAGGGTGGGCGTTGAGCAGGCCATTAGCTCGTGCCCGGAGGAGGTGCATGGGCGGCATGGGCTCTCCACGGAAATTACGTGGGTGCGCATGGATGTGGCTCTGTGCTCACCTGGGTGAGGATTTCTGGCCGGTGCCAGGGCACTCTGCATGACCCTGGCAGAATTGAGCTGCCCTGACTGTGAAAGGGGAAGAAGAGCATGCCTGACCCCCCACCGGCACCCCACCCCTCACTGCTCCACCTGGGGCCTGCCTCTGGGGGTGGCTGGATCCTGGCTGACTGTTGTGACTGTTGAGGCCCTGGGGGGGTGGGGCATGGGAGTTAGAAGGACTGGCCAGGTGGGGCCCACTATGCACCCACCCCCAGTGTCAGGAGCTTCcgctctcctcctccacctcctcctcctcctcctcatcatcatccTCACTTGTTGA